Genomic window (Blastocatellia bacterium):
GAGATGGTGATGCCGGGGGATAATGTGAATTTGGAGGTGGAGTTGATCACGCCCATCGCCCTGGAGCGGGGCTTGCGCTTTGCCATCCGCGAGGGCGGTCGCACCGTCGGCGCCGGCTCCATCACCGATATCGTCGAGTGACGGAGGACATCATGCCGCGTGACATCATCATCCTGGAATGCTCTGAGTGCAAGAACCGAAACTACTCGACGACCCGGAACAAGAAGAAGACGACCAAACGACTGGAGCTGAAAAAATTTTGCCGAACATG
Coding sequences:
- the rpmG gene encoding 50S ribosomal protein L33, which codes for MPRDIIILECSECKNRNYSTTRNKKKTTKRLELKKFCRTCRRHTLHKETK
- the tuf gene encoding elongation factor Tu (EF-Tu; promotes GTP-dependent binding of aminoacyl-tRNA to the A-site of ribosomes during protein biosynthesis; when the tRNA anticodon matches the mRNA codon, GTP hydrolysis results; the inactive EF-Tu-GDP leaves the ribosome and release of GDP is promoted by elongation factor Ts; many prokaryotes have two copies of the gene encoding EF-Tu), with product EMVMPGDNVNLEVELITPIALERGLRFAIREGGRTVGAGSITDIVE